One genomic region from Blastococcus sp. Marseille-P5729 encodes:
- the sufB gene encoding Fe-S cluster assembly protein SufB encodes MTTTEGVQTPVEVTQDEHIEALSRYNYGWHDSDEAGAIAKRGLSEQVVREISALKDEPEWMLDTRLKALSLFEKKPMPQWGADLSGINFDNIKYFVRSTEKQATSWEDLPEDIKNTYDKLGIPEAEKQRLVAGVAAQYESEVVYHQIREDLEEQGVIFVDTDTGLRDYPELFQEYFGSVIPAGDNKFSALNTAVWSGGSFIYVPKGVHVEIPLQAYFRINTENMGQFERTLIIVDEDAYVHYVEGCTAPIYSSDSLHSAVVEIIVKKGARCRYTTIQNWSNNVYNLVTKRANAHEGATMEWIDGNIGSKVTMKYPAVFMLGEHARGEVLSVAFAGEGQHQDAGSKMVHLAPHTSSSIISKSVARGGGRASYRGLVRVNPRAHGSSSVVKCDALLVDQISRSDTYPYVDIRNDDVSMGHEATVTKVSEDQLFYLMSRGMEEDEAMAMIVRGFVEPIAKELPMEYALELNRLIELQMEGAVG; translated from the coding sequence ATGACCACCACTGAAGGCGTGCAGACTCCGGTCGAGGTGACCCAGGACGAGCACATCGAGGCCCTGAGCCGCTACAACTACGGCTGGCACGACAGCGACGAGGCCGGCGCGATCGCCAAGCGGGGCCTGTCCGAGCAGGTCGTCCGCGAGATCTCGGCGCTGAAGGACGAGCCGGAGTGGATGCTCGACACGCGGCTGAAGGCGCTGTCGCTGTTCGAGAAGAAGCCGATGCCGCAGTGGGGCGCCGACCTGTCGGGCATCAACTTCGACAACATCAAGTACTTCGTGCGCTCCACCGAGAAGCAGGCGACCTCGTGGGAGGACCTGCCCGAGGACATCAAGAACACCTACGACAAGCTCGGCATCCCCGAGGCGGAGAAGCAGCGGCTGGTCGCGGGCGTCGCCGCGCAGTACGAGTCGGAAGTGGTCTACCACCAGATCCGCGAGGACCTGGAGGAGCAGGGCGTCATCTTCGTCGACACCGACACCGGGCTGCGCGACTACCCGGAGCTGTTCCAGGAGTACTTCGGCTCGGTGATCCCCGCCGGCGACAACAAGTTCTCGGCGCTGAACACCGCCGTGTGGTCCGGCGGCTCGTTCATCTACGTGCCGAAGGGCGTGCACGTCGAGATCCCGCTGCAGGCCTACTTCCGGATCAACACCGAGAACATGGGTCAGTTCGAGCGCACGCTGATCATCGTCGATGAGGACGCCTACGTTCACTACGTCGAGGGCTGCACCGCACCGATCTACTCGTCCGACTCGCTGCACTCCGCGGTCGTCGAGATCATCGTCAAGAAGGGCGCGCGCTGCCGGTACACGACCATCCAGAACTGGTCGAACAACGTCTACAACCTGGTCACCAAGCGCGCGAACGCGCACGAGGGCGCGACCATGGAGTGGATCGACGGCAACATCGGCTCGAAGGTCACGATGAAGTACCCGGCGGTCTTCATGCTCGGGGAGCATGCGCGCGGCGAGGTGCTCTCGGTCGCGTTCGCGGGCGAGGGCCAGCACCAGGACGCCGGCTCGAAGATGGTGCACCTGGCGCCGCACACGTCGTCCTCGATCATCTCCAAGTCCGTCGCCCGCGGCGGCGGGCGCGCCTCCTACCGCGGCCTGGTGCGGGTGAACCCCCGTGCCCACGGCTCGTCGTCCGTGGTCAAGTGCGACGCGCTGCTGGTCGACCAGATCAGCCGCTCCGACACCTACCCGTACGTCGACATCCGCAACGACGACGTCTCGATGGGCCACGAGGCCACCGTGACCAAGGTCAGCGAGGATCAGCTGTTCTACCTCATGTCGCGCGGCATGGAGGAGGACGAGGCGATGGCGATGATCGTGCGCGGCTTCGTCGAGCCGATCGCCAAGGAGCTGCCGATGGAGTACGCGTTGGAGCTCAACCGCCTGATCGAACTGCAGATGGAAGGTGCGGTGGGCTAA
- the sufD gene encoding Fe-S cluster assembly protein SufD → MTVTDTPAVARAIETTDQVLSHLHPEGSRDVADHPVPAGREEIWRFTPMRRLRGLHQDAPFVGALELDIEAPDGVTVGRAAADDAVRGSSGYLPTDRITARAWEAAERVDTVQIAQDVVLDEPAIVRHTGSSGESARAGHLVVVAGKFSKATVVLDFEGTATLADTIEFVVEDGAQLTVVTLDDWADDALHHSSQHARIGRDAHFKHIAVTFGGDLVRTNTSVSYAGPGGEAELLGIYFADAGQHIEHRLFVDHDAPKTKSNVDYKGALQGKDAHTVWIGDVLIRKVAEGIETYESNRNLVLTEGCRADSVPNLEIETGEIEGAGHASTTGRFDDEQLFYLQSRGIPAEEARRLVVRGFFADIIRKIGVPSIEEKLIDAVEAELARSNA, encoded by the coding sequence GTGACTGTTACCGACACTCCCGCGGTGGCGCGGGCGATCGAGACGACCGACCAGGTCCTCTCGCACCTGCATCCCGAGGGCTCGCGCGATGTCGCCGACCACCCGGTCCCGGCTGGACGCGAGGAGATCTGGCGTTTCACCCCGATGCGCCGGCTGCGCGGCCTGCACCAGGACGCCCCCTTCGTGGGTGCGCTCGAGCTCGACATCGAGGCGCCCGACGGCGTCACCGTCGGGCGGGCCGCCGCGGACGACGCGGTGCGCGGCAGCAGCGGCTATCTGCCCACCGACCGGATCACCGCACGCGCATGGGAGGCCGCTGAGCGAGTCGACACCGTGCAGATCGCGCAGGACGTCGTGCTCGACGAGCCGGCTATCGTGCGGCACACCGGCTCCAGCGGAGAGAGTGCGCGGGCCGGCCACCTAGTCGTCGTCGCCGGGAAGTTCAGCAAGGCCACCGTCGTCCTCGACTTCGAGGGCACCGCGACGCTCGCCGACACGATCGAGTTCGTGGTCGAGGACGGCGCGCAGCTGACCGTCGTCACCCTCGACGACTGGGCGGACGACGCGCTGCACCACTCCTCGCAGCACGCCCGCATCGGCCGGGATGCGCACTTCAAGCACATCGCCGTCACCTTCGGCGGCGACCTCGTGCGCACCAACACCTCGGTCAGCTACGCCGGACCCGGTGGAGAGGCCGAGCTGCTGGGGATCTACTTCGCCGATGCCGGTCAGCACATCGAGCATCGGCTGTTCGTCGATCACGACGCTCCGAAGACCAAGAGCAATGTCGATTACAAGGGCGCCCTGCAGGGCAAGGACGCGCACACCGTCTGGATCGGCGATGTGCTGATCCGCAAGGTCGCCGAGGGCATCGAGACCTACGAGTCCAACCGCAACCTGGTCCTCACCGAGGGCTGCCGCGCCGACTCGGTGCCGAACCTGGAGATCGAGACCGGGGAGATCGAGGGCGCTGGGCACGCCTCGACCACCGGGCGCTTCGACGACGAGCAGCTGTTCTACCTGCAGTCGCGCGGCATCCCTGCGGAGGAGGCCCGGCGTCTCGTCGTCCGCGGCTTCTTCGCCGACATCATCCGCAAAATCGGCGTCCCGTCGATCGAGGAGAAGCTCATCGACGCCGTCGAGGCCGAGCTCGCCCGATCGAACGCCTGA
- the sufC gene encoding Fe-S cluster assembly ATPase SufC — translation MATLEIRDLHVSVNTGTEDKQILRGVDLTLNQGEIHAIMGPNGSGKSTLAYAVAGHPKYAVTSGQILLDGEDVLAMTVDERARAGLFLAMQYPVEVPGVSVANFLRTAATAVRGEAPKLRHWVKEVKEAMEGLRMDPAFSERSINEGFSGGEKKRHEILQMELLAPKVAILDETDSGLDIDALRVVSEGINRVHEKTDNATVLITHYTRILRYVKPDHVHVFAGGRIAESGGPELAEELEEKGYERFMSAGAQA, via the coding sequence GTGGCCACCCTAGAGATTCGTGACCTGCACGTCAGCGTCAACACCGGCACCGAGGACAAGCAGATCCTCCGGGGCGTCGACCTCACCCTCAATCAGGGCGAGATCCACGCCATCATGGGCCCGAACGGTTCGGGCAAGTCGACCCTGGCGTACGCCGTCGCCGGGCACCCCAAGTACGCAGTGACATCGGGTCAGATCCTGCTGGATGGCGAGGACGTCCTCGCCATGACCGTCGACGAGCGGGCCCGCGCCGGCCTGTTCCTGGCGATGCAGTACCCGGTCGAGGTGCCGGGCGTGTCGGTGGCGAACTTCCTGCGCACCGCCGCGACCGCCGTCCGCGGCGAGGCCCCGAAGCTGCGGCACTGGGTCAAGGAGGTCAAGGAGGCGATGGAGGGCCTGCGGATGGACCCGGCCTTCTCTGAACGGTCCATCAACGAGGGCTTCTCCGGCGGCGAGAAGAAGCGCCACGAGATCCTGCAGATGGAGTTGCTGGCCCCGAAGGTCGCAATCCTCGACGAGACCGACTCGGGCCTTGACATCGACGCGCTGCGCGTCGTGTCGGAGGGCATCAACCGGGTGCACGAGAAGACCGACAACGCGACGGTGCTGATCACCCACTACACCCGCATCCTCCGGTACGTGAAGCCTGACCACGTCCACGTGTTCGCAGGCGGCCGGATCGCCGAGTCCGGGGGCCCCGAGCTCGCCGAGGAGCTCGAGGAGAAGGGCTACGAGCGATTCATGAGCGCAGGCGCGCAGGCGTGA
- a CDS encoding aminotransferase class V-fold PLP-dependent enzyme, producing the protein MSGQRAPYDVEKVRADFPILSRSFDDGVPVVYLDSANTSQKPQSVIDAMSEHFALHNANVARAMHRLGAESTEAMEDARAKVARFIGASRPEEVVFTKNASEALNLLARTMGDATGDLGLREGDEVVISQMEHHSNIVPWQLLCERTGAVLRWFGITDEGRLDLAGIDELINDKTKIVSLTHVSNMLGTINPISQIAEKAHAVGAFMFVDASQAVPQMPYDVSTLGADAVAFTGHKMLGPTGVGVLWARYELLEQLPPFLGGGEMIEIVKMTRSTYAPPPARFEAGTPPIVQIIGLGTAVDYLEGIGMEAIAEHERQIAAYALEGLQSVSGVRILGPKTVEQRGGAISFELAEVHPHDVGQVLDSYGIAVRGGHHCARPAHERFGVGASTRVSPYLYSTEAEIDAFVEGLEKVKTFFRVDY; encoded by the coding sequence GTGAGCGGCCAGCGAGCGCCGTACGACGTCGAGAAGGTGCGGGCGGATTTCCCGATCCTGTCCCGCAGCTTCGACGACGGCGTACCTGTCGTGTACCTGGACTCGGCGAACACCTCGCAGAAGCCGCAGTCGGTCATCGACGCGATGAGCGAGCACTTCGCGCTGCACAACGCCAACGTGGCGCGGGCGATGCACCGGCTGGGCGCGGAGTCCACCGAGGCCATGGAGGACGCGCGGGCGAAGGTAGCCCGCTTCATCGGTGCGTCGCGGCCGGAGGAGGTCGTGTTCACCAAGAACGCCTCCGAGGCGTTGAACCTGCTGGCCCGCACGATGGGCGATGCCACCGGAGACCTCGGCCTGCGCGAGGGCGACGAGGTGGTGATCTCCCAGATGGAGCACCACTCCAACATCGTGCCCTGGCAGCTGTTGTGCGAGCGCACGGGCGCCGTGCTGCGCTGGTTCGGGATCACCGACGAGGGTCGCCTGGACCTCGCCGGGATCGATGAGCTGATCAACGACAAGACCAAGATCGTCTCGCTCACGCACGTGTCGAACATGCTGGGCACTATCAACCCGATCAGCCAGATCGCCGAGAAGGCGCACGCCGTCGGAGCATTCATGTTCGTCGACGCTTCGCAGGCGGTGCCGCAGATGCCGTACGACGTCAGCACCCTGGGCGCGGACGCCGTGGCCTTCACCGGTCACAAGATGCTCGGCCCGACCGGGGTCGGCGTCCTGTGGGCTCGATACGAGCTGCTGGAACAGCTGCCGCCGTTCCTCGGAGGCGGCGAGATGATCGAGATCGTCAAGATGACCCGCTCGACGTACGCGCCGCCGCCGGCTCGCTTCGAGGCCGGCACGCCGCCGATCGTGCAGATCATCGGGCTGGGCACCGCGGTCGACTACCTCGAGGGGATCGGCATGGAGGCGATCGCCGAGCACGAGCGCCAGATCGCCGCGTATGCCCTCGAGGGGCTGCAGTCGGTCAGCGGCGTGCGCATCCTCGGACCGAAGACCGTCGAGCAGCGCGGGGGAGCGATCAGCTTCGAGCTGGCCGAGGTGCACCCGCACGACGTCGGCCAGGTTCTCGACTCCTACGGCATCGCCGTGCGGGGCGGGCACCACTGCGCCCGCCCGGCCCACGAGCGGTTCGGTGTCGGCGCCTCCACCCGCGTCTCGCCCTACCTCTACTCGACCGAAGCGGAGATCGACGCCTTCGTCGAGGGCCTGGAGAAGGTCAAGACCTTCTTCCGGGTCGACTACTAG
- the sufU gene encoding Fe-S cluster assembly sulfur transfer protein SufU: MQLESMYQEIILDHYKNPQGKGLREPFDGEAHHVNPTCGDEVTVRVKVSGDGSTIEDLSYDGIGCSISQASESVLYELVNGKPVDEAFEKLDAFTELMQSKGGADPDEDVLEDGVAFVGVAKFPARIKCALLGWMAFKDAAARAGVDVPEGK, from the coding sequence GTGCAGCTGGAGTCGATGTACCAGGAGATCATCCTGGACCATTACAAGAACCCGCAGGGCAAGGGCCTGCGCGAGCCGTTCGACGGGGAGGCGCACCACGTGAACCCGACCTGCGGTGACGAGGTCACCGTGCGGGTGAAGGTCTCCGGTGACGGCTCGACGATCGAGGACCTGTCGTACGACGGAATCGGGTGCTCGATCAGCCAGGCCTCGGAGTCCGTGCTGTACGAGCTGGTCAACGGAAAGCCGGTCGATGAGGCCTTCGAGAAGCTCGACGCGTTCACCGAGCTCATGCAGAGCAAGGGCGGAGCCGACCCCGACGAGGATGTGCTCGAGGACGGCGTCGCGTTCGTCGGCGTCGCGAAGTTCCCCGCGCGCATCAAATGTGCCCTGCTGGGCTGGATGGCTTTCAAGGACGCCGCCGCACGCGCGGGCGTCGACGTACCGGAAGGAAAGTAG
- a CDS encoding metal-sulfur cluster assembly factor, translating to MTEDTKVASLDDLEEAMRDVVDPELGINVVDLGLVYGLDVDEANVATIDMTLTSAACPLTDVIEEQTRQAVTGGPGPGLCNDVRINWVWMPPWSMDKITDDGREQLRALGFNI from the coding sequence ATGACCGAGGACACCAAGGTCGCCTCGCTGGACGACCTCGAAGAAGCCATGCGCGATGTCGTGGATCCCGAGCTGGGGATCAACGTCGTCGACCTCGGGCTGGTCTATGGCCTCGATGTCGATGAGGCCAACGTGGCGACCATCGACATGACCCTGACCTCGGCGGCCTGCCCGCTGACCGACGTCATCGAGGAGCAGACCCGCCAGGCCGTCACCGGCGGCCCGGGGCCGGGCCTGTGCAACGACGTGCGGATCAACTGGGTCTGGATGCCGCCGTGGTCGATGGACAAGATCACCGACGACGGCCGCGAGCAGCTGCGCGCGCTCGGCTTCAACATCTAG
- a CDS encoding TrkA family potassium uptake protein has product MNPIPLDRAVLRLPERALSPVRSLGVRIGVAFLLVAIVVLAVYVDRDGYRDADGDAISLLDAVYYTTVTMTTTGYGDITPVSESARLVNVLLITPLRIMFLILLVGTTLEVLATEGRERMRLARWRKNMRNHVVVVGYGTKGRSAVTTLVGAGVDQDRILVIDPSESASREAQADGLASIVGDASRRDVLERAHVDEAKKIIVTANRDDTAVLVVLTARQLNAEAHIIASVREQGNVHLLRQSGANNVVTSSESVGRMLAIASVNPSLADVLDDMLSPGVGLEVAERDIHPDEIGRSPKWCSDQVVAVVRGGKSYRYFDNEVTALEDGDTLVVVRDSKNAPEREKNSY; this is encoded by the coding sequence GTGAACCCGATCCCGCTGGACCGTGCGGTCCTGCGCCTGCCCGAGCGGGCGCTGTCGCCGGTCCGCTCGCTGGGCGTGCGCATCGGCGTCGCGTTCCTGCTGGTAGCGATCGTCGTCCTCGCGGTGTACGTAGACCGGGATGGCTACCGGGATGCCGACGGCGACGCGATCTCACTACTCGATGCGGTCTACTACACGACGGTCACCATGACGACCACCGGCTACGGTGACATCACGCCGGTGTCCGAATCGGCCCGCCTGGTGAACGTGCTGCTGATCACGCCGCTGCGGATCATGTTCCTGATCCTGTTGGTCGGCACCACTCTGGAGGTGCTGGCTACCGAGGGCCGGGAGCGGATGCGGCTGGCTCGCTGGAGGAAGAACATGCGCAACCACGTCGTCGTGGTCGGCTACGGAACCAAGGGCCGCTCGGCGGTCACCACGCTGGTGGGTGCCGGGGTCGACCAGGACCGGATCCTGGTCATCGATCCCTCGGAGTCCGCCTCGCGAGAGGCGCAGGCGGACGGACTCGCCTCGATCGTCGGGGACGCGTCGCGACGCGACGTGCTCGAGCGGGCGCACGTCGACGAGGCGAAGAAGATCATCGTCACCGCGAACCGCGACGACACCGCCGTCCTGGTGGTGCTCACCGCTCGCCAGCTCAACGCCGAGGCGCACATCATCGCCTCGGTGCGGGAGCAAGGCAATGTGCACCTGTTGCGGCAGAGCGGTGCGAACAACGTGGTGACCTCGTCGGAGTCCGTCGGGCGGATGCTCGCGATCGCGTCGGTGAACCCGTCCTTGGCCGATGTGCTCGACGACATGCTCAGCCCGGGCGTGGGGCTGGAGGTTGCCGAGCGCGACATCCACCCGGACGAGATCGGCCGCTCCCCGAAGTGGTGCTCCGACCAGGTGGTCGCGGTCGTGCGAGGGGGCAAGAGCTACCGCTACTTCGACAACGAGGTGACCGCCCTGGAGGACGGCGACACGCTGGTCGTGGTGCGAGACAGCAAGAACGCTCCCGAGCGGGAGAAGAACTCGTACTAG
- a CDS encoding MauE/DoxX family redox-associated membrane protein: MLVPLAAVALVLSAAVLMVSGIAKLREPVATRDAFSSLRLPRLLTRGPWPDVLPWAEIGLGAALLIVPARAVVVPAALAAGLLVAYWVIIARALGFDEPVRCSCFGRIGDHEVSRRTLLRNTVLVVTGAVGLVGALRGADVWWLLSERRWGWLAVVVLTAAVTLLAFDGSPSVGDAAAVEDDDHVRSRIPDAVLIAPDREPTTLRELAAFRPVLLIGVDCTCGSTVQAINRLSAWAERIPEVDLRMLTTFQQPTLPGLEDAVYDHEAIAWRALGMTASPCAVLLGADGMLAGGPVSGVEEIGDMVEDIGRRAGPVPHR, from the coding sequence ATGCTGGTCCCGCTCGCCGCCGTTGCGCTGGTGCTGTCTGCCGCCGTCCTCATGGTCAGCGGCATCGCCAAGCTCCGCGAGCCGGTCGCGACTCGCGATGCGTTCAGCTCGCTCCGCCTGCCGCGGTTGCTGACCCGCGGCCCGTGGCCGGACGTCCTTCCGTGGGCCGAGATCGGCCTTGGTGCCGCGCTGCTGATCGTGCCCGCTCGTGCGGTCGTCGTGCCGGCTGCGCTGGCGGCTGGGCTGCTCGTCGCGTACTGGGTGATCATCGCCCGTGCCCTCGGCTTCGACGAGCCGGTCCGGTGCAGCTGCTTCGGCAGGATCGGCGATCACGAGGTGAGCCGGCGAACGCTGCTGCGCAACACCGTGCTCGTGGTGACGGGTGCGGTTGGCCTGGTGGGCGCCCTCCGGGGAGCCGACGTGTGGTGGCTCCTGAGCGAACGGAGGTGGGGGTGGCTGGCCGTCGTCGTGCTCACCGCTGCCGTGACCCTACTGGCGTTCGACGGCTCGCCCTCCGTGGGGGACGCAGCCGCCGTCGAGGACGATGACCATGTCCGCAGCCGCATCCCGGACGCCGTGCTGATCGCCCCGGACCGCGAGCCCACCACCCTCCGCGAGCTGGCGGCCTTCCGGCCGGTGCTGCTGATCGGGGTCGACTGCACGTGCGGCTCCACCGTCCAGGCGATCAACCGGCTGAGTGCCTGGGCCGAGCGGATCCCCGAGGTGGATCTGCGGATGCTCACGACCTTCCAACAGCCGACGCTGCCCGGCCTCGAGGATGCCGTGTACGACCACGAGGCCATTGCGTGGCGCGCGCTGGGCATGACGGCCAGCCCCTGCGCGGTGCTGCTCGGCGCGGACGGGATGCTGGCCGGGGGTCCAGTCAGCGGGGTCGAGGAGATCGGCGACATGGTCGAGGACATCGGCCGCCGAGCTGGCCCCGTACCGCACCGCTGA